One Thermogemmatispora onikobensis DNA window includes the following coding sequences:
- a CDS encoding ABC transporter substrate-binding protein — MAINEDALQMQYVRSETGPAAGSDSRLEAEPNRVSSPRLTRRRLLSQGVKASLGVTALGSWLAACGGGAPASTSGPVTIQFAALVDTTGEQTAEIKRFNDLHAGKIHVDYVELPSVATDQYSKFVNAFRAQSATPDVVQIDVTWPAQFALPGWLAPIDQYVSSSYLSQFWPSARTVGRVNGHLYGIQRFMDIGMLYYRTDLVEKYGGNVPQTREEMQTMAERILAAESSQGISYGYLMPGKKIEAIVDEWLEFLWGAGGSIGDSGKLQVNGALQVDALQYMHDLIYKFRLAPTGTSTYVPNDILALFSQGKAPFMRNWVFAYAIANTPSRSKVAGKVGVAPTLATSGHSGHGCTGGWVLAINANSQYKDAAWTFIDYMLSKETQTSMALNAGLIPSRPDVVSDASVQAKVPYFKQIGSILNSGQNRPTLKNYNQFTTPLQAAINSVLSNQASPSEALNSVQAQVATLT; from the coding sequence ATGGCAATCAATGAGGATGCTCTGCAGATGCAGTATGTACGATCTGAGACGGGACCAGCGGCTGGTTCCGATTCCCGGCTTGAGGCAGAGCCAAACCGGGTGAGCAGCCCCAGGCTCACCCGACGCAGGTTGCTCAGCCAGGGGGTCAAGGCTAGCCTTGGGGTGACCGCCCTTGGCTCCTGGCTGGCTGCCTGTGGCGGCGGTGCCCCAGCCTCCACAAGCGGCCCTGTGACCATCCAGTTCGCAGCGCTGGTGGATACCACCGGTGAGCAGACGGCGGAGATCAAGCGTTTCAATGACTTGCATGCCGGCAAGATCCACGTCGATTATGTCGAGCTGCCGTCGGTGGCAACCGACCAGTACAGTAAGTTTGTCAATGCCTTCCGCGCCCAGTCAGCCACGCCCGATGTGGTCCAGATCGATGTGACCTGGCCTGCGCAGTTCGCCCTCCCCGGCTGGCTGGCCCCCATCGATCAGTACGTTTCCTCCAGCTATTTGAGCCAGTTCTGGCCAAGTGCACGCACCGTGGGGCGGGTCAATGGCCATCTCTATGGTATCCAGCGCTTTATGGATATCGGCATGCTCTATTACCGCACCGATCTGGTTGAGAAGTATGGCGGGAATGTGCCCCAAACCCGAGAAGAAATGCAGACAATGGCTGAGCGCATCCTGGCAGCAGAATCCTCACAAGGTATCAGCTATGGCTATCTGATGCCGGGGAAGAAGATCGAGGCCATTGTTGACGAGTGGCTAGAGTTCCTCTGGGGCGCTGGTGGCTCGATTGGCGATTCGGGCAAGCTCCAGGTCAATGGCGCGCTCCAGGTCGATGCCCTACAGTATATGCATGACTTGATCTACAAGTTCCGCCTGGCTCCTACGGGCACGTCAACCTATGTCCCTAACGATATTTTGGCTCTCTTCAGCCAGGGCAAGGCACCGTTTATGCGCAACTGGGTCTTCGCCTACGCTATCGCCAATACCCCTTCGCGCTCAAAAGTGGCCGGGAAGGTGGGGGTCGCACCAACGCTAGCAACCAGTGGGCACAGTGGCCACGGCTGCACCGGCGGCTGGGTGCTGGCCATCAACGCCAATTCGCAGTATAAAGATGCCGCCTGGACCTTCATCGACTATATGCTAAGCAAGGAGACGCAGACCTCAATGGCCCTCAACGCGGGCTTGATTCCCAGCCGTCCCGATGTGGTCAGCGATGCCTCGGTCCAGGCCAAGGTGCCTTACTTTAAGCAGATCGGCAGCATTTTGAACAGCGGCCAGAACCGTCCGACACTGAAGAACTATAACCAGTTTACGACCCCGCTGCAGGCGGCGATCAACTCCGTGCTGAGCAATCAGGCCAGCCCGAGCGAAGCCCTCAACAGCGTTCAGGCGCAGGTGGCTACGCTGACTTGA
- a CDS encoding ROK family transcriptional regulator, which yields MTTSLTRHGLREVNREQALRIILREGPLARIDLAHRTGLTAAAISHITRELIEDGLLREVGPAPGKRVGASAILLDLPDDGPLIGAVHQGVSALRLALCTLRGRVLARNLVSTPHPLSPDETVTLIGQQLADLLADNGYTKAALMGVGAGVVGLVDSERGLVKRAPRLGWEKVPLGDLLAEQLSCPVAIENNVRAMALGEALLGQGRFWPDFAFVYVGTGIGSGLIVNGYPYRGAHGSAGEIGHITVDPQGERCACGNRGCLETIAAEPAIVRLASLQGLALPEEAASPKEAVRRLAALARQGDEAARAVVRICGESLGIALSTLTDILNPSRIVLHGAIAEAGDFFFSAVSVSLHQRAFLTREESVELVAPTFGEDAGLVGAASVALEALVLRAAGRER from the coding sequence ATGACCACCAGTCTGACGCGGCACGGGCTACGCGAGGTCAACCGGGAGCAGGCCCTGCGCATCATCTTACGGGAAGGGCCGCTGGCGCGGATCGATCTGGCGCACCGCACGGGTCTGACCGCGGCTGCTATCAGCCACATTACGCGCGAGCTGATCGAGGACGGGCTATTGAGAGAGGTCGGACCAGCGCCAGGCAAGCGAGTGGGGGCGAGCGCTATTCTGCTTGATTTGCCGGACGATGGTCCCCTCATTGGAGCAGTACACCAGGGAGTGAGCGCGCTACGTCTGGCGCTGTGCACTCTACGCGGGCGCGTGCTGGCGCGCAACCTGGTGAGCACTCCGCACCCTCTCAGTCCTGACGAGACGGTTACTCTGATCGGCCAGCAGCTAGCCGATCTGCTGGCCGACAACGGATATACGAAAGCCGCTCTTATGGGTGTGGGGGCGGGCGTCGTTGGCCTGGTCGACAGCGAGCGGGGCCTGGTCAAGCGGGCGCCGCGTCTAGGCTGGGAAAAGGTCCCGCTGGGGGATCTGCTGGCTGAGCAGCTGAGCTGCCCGGTGGCAATCGAAAACAATGTGCGCGCAATGGCGCTGGGCGAGGCGCTGCTCGGCCAGGGGCGTTTCTGGCCCGACTTCGCTTTCGTCTATGTCGGCACCGGCATCGGCTCTGGCCTGATCGTCAACGGCTATCCCTATCGGGGGGCACACGGCAGCGCCGGCGAGATCGGCCACATCACCGTCGACCCGCAAGGCGAACGTTGTGCCTGTGGCAACCGTGGCTGCCTGGAGACCATTGCCGCCGAGCCGGCCATCGTGCGCCTGGCCAGTCTGCAGGGCCTGGCTCTCCCCGAGGAGGCAGCCAGTCCCAAGGAAGCCGTGCGGCGGCTGGCGGCTCTTGCGCGCCAGGGAGATGAAGCGGCCCGCGCCGTTGTCCGCATTTGCGGCGAATCGCTGGGGATTGCCCTTTCGACGCTGACCGACATTTTGAATCCGAGCCGCATCGTCTTGCACGGGGCGATCGCCGAGGCCGGTGATTTCTTCTTCTCTGCCGTCAGTGTCTCGCTCCACCAGCGAGCCTTTCTGACCAGAGAAGAATCAGTAGAGCTTGTCGCTCCCACTTTTGGCGAAGACGCCGGCCTAGTTGGAGCCGCCAGTGTGGCTCTTGAAGCCCTGGTACTACGGGCTGCCGGACGAGAGCGCTAA
- a CDS encoding UxaA family hydrolase — protein sequence MSQADSQALEERRGASAAPGFLIHNEGDHVAVAVQDVQPGRHLAVYMDSEREITISVLEAIPLGHKVALCDLDEGQAVIEYSLPIGLARRPIQAGQHIHTHNIRSARWQNSI from the coding sequence ATGAGCCAGGCTGACAGCCAGGCCCTGGAGGAGCGACGCGGCGCGTCGGCGGCGCCTGGTTTTCTTATTCACAACGAAGGCGACCATGTCGCTGTTGCCGTTCAAGATGTGCAGCCGGGTCGCCATCTTGCTGTCTACATGGACAGCGAGCGCGAGATCACCATCAGCGTTTTGGAAGCCATCCCTCTGGGGCACAAAGTAGCCCTCTGCGACCTGGACGAGGGGCAAGCGGTGATCGAATATAGTTTGCCGATCGGGCTGGCGCGCCGACCTATTCAGGCCGGGCAGCATATCCACACTCACAACATCAGGAGCGCGCGATGGCAGAACAGCATTTAA
- a CDS encoding UxaA family hydrolase yields MAEQHLSGYRRPDGRVGIRNHVVILPVDDLSNAVCEAVARTVPGTLALPHAYGRLQYGADLELTFRTLAGTGANPNVAAVVVIGIEPNWTQRIVEGIAPSGKPVEGFSIERFGDLKTLERAARVAQLMLQDASELRREPLAREEVVISIKCGESDTTTGLASCPTVAQVVDRHVQAGGTVIFGETSELTGGEHLIAQRCIDEAVRARFQAMYEDYIREIEASGANLLGSQPTQGNIRGGLSTIEEKALGNIAKTGTVPVADALEPAQAPTRRGLNFMDSSSAAAEFITLMGAAGAVLHLFPTGQGNIVGHPIVPVIKITANPLTAETMAEHIDLDVSGLLRREYGLREAGDRLMALIDRTINGRLTCAEALGHREFVLTKLYRSA; encoded by the coding sequence ATGGCAGAACAGCATTTAAGCGGTTACCGTCGTCCTGACGGTCGTGTAGGCATTCGTAACCACGTCGTTATTTTGCCCGTTGACGACCTCTCCAACGCCGTCTGCGAGGCCGTGGCGCGCACGGTACCCGGAACGCTGGCCCTGCCCCATGCCTATGGGCGATTGCAGTACGGTGCCGACCTGGAGCTGACCTTTCGCACCCTGGCGGGGACCGGGGCCAACCCGAACGTCGCGGCGGTAGTTGTCATTGGGATCGAGCCGAACTGGACCCAGCGCATTGTTGAAGGTATCGCTCCCAGCGGCAAGCCGGTTGAAGGCTTCTCCATCGAGCGTTTTGGCGACCTCAAGACCCTGGAGAGAGCCGCGCGCGTGGCACAGCTCATGCTGCAGGACGCCTCAGAGCTGCGCCGGGAGCCGCTGGCGCGCGAAGAAGTGGTCATCAGCATCAAGTGTGGCGAGTCCGACACCACCACCGGGCTGGCCTCCTGTCCGACGGTGGCCCAGGTCGTTGATCGCCATGTCCAGGCGGGGGGCACGGTCATCTTCGGCGAGACCTCCGAGCTGACGGGCGGCGAGCATCTGATCGCTCAGCGCTGCATTGACGAGGCGGTGCGGGCCCGCTTCCAGGCCATGTATGAGGACTACATTCGCGAGATCGAGGCCAGTGGTGCCAACCTGCTGGGATCGCAGCCGACGCAGGGCAATATCCGCGGTGGTCTGAGCACCATCGAGGAGAAGGCACTCGGCAATATTGCCAAGACCGGCACCGTGCCAGTAGCAGATGCCCTGGAGCCGGCCCAGGCCCCGACCAGGCGCGGACTCAATTTCATGGACTCTTCTTCGGCGGCTGCTGAGTTCATCACCCTGATGGGGGCAGCGGGCGCCGTTCTGCATTTGTTCCCCACGGGGCAAGGCAATATCGTCGGCCATCCGATTGTGCCTGTCATCAAGATTACGGCCAATCCCTTGACGGCGGAAACGATGGCCGAGCACATCGATCTCGACGTCTCGGGGCTGCTCCGGCGCGAGTATGGCCTGCGTGAGGCGGGGGACCGTCTGATGGCCCTCATTGATCGCACGATCAATGGCCGTCTGACCTGCGCTGAAGCCCTGGGCCATCGTGAATTTGTCTTGACAAAACTCTATCGCAGTGCCTGA
- a CDS encoding NAD-dependent succinate-semialdehyde dehydrogenase, translating to MADHSFSRPASFYIRGEWCPPAEGSLREVRNPADGSLVAAIGYGSRAEALAAANAAQEAFPAWAGLPARARADLLLQASRLLQERAEGIGYLLALESGKRLPEAVAEVRFAVEYLRWFAEQVRRPEGELLRPETPQRRQLTLRQPCGVALCLTPWNFPVSIQARKIAAALAAGCTIVSRPSEKAPLAVIELFRCLHEAGLPPGVANLVHGPAAEITATLLQHPAVRVVSFTGSTEVGRQILRQAAERVVRPLLELGGNAPFIVFADADLERAVEGAMLAKFRNNGQSCIAANRFFVEASIFAEFVERFAARINAMRVGNPVQEPIPDLGPVIDEQRQHALTRLVEEAQAQGARVVTEAVTVPAQGSFVVPTLLVDLPVESALAQEEIFGPVALVFPFETEEEVIERANAGEMGLAAYFYTRQLERSWRVAEALEAGIIGLNAPLPSVAYAPMGGLKQSGLGREGSHEGLDEFQEIKYLCCEW from the coding sequence ATGGCTGATCACAGTTTTTCGAGGCCCGCCTCATTCTACATTCGGGGAGAGTGGTGCCCTCCCGCTGAGGGCAGCCTGCGGGAGGTCCGCAATCCTGCCGATGGCTCGCTGGTAGCGGCCATTGGCTATGGCAGCCGGGCTGAGGCGCTGGCGGCGGCTAATGCGGCCCAGGAAGCCTTTCCGGCCTGGGCGGGCCTACCGGCGCGGGCGCGGGCCGACCTGCTCTTGCAGGCCAGTCGCTTGCTACAGGAGCGAGCTGAGGGCATCGGCTACCTGCTGGCTTTAGAATCGGGCAAGCGCTTACCGGAGGCCGTTGCTGAGGTGCGCTTTGCGGTGGAATATCTGCGCTGGTTCGCCGAGCAGGTGCGGCGCCCGGAGGGTGAGCTGCTGCGTCCTGAGACTCCTCAGCGGCGGCAGCTCACCCTCCGGCAGCCCTGTGGGGTGGCGCTCTGCTTAACGCCCTGGAACTTCCCGGTCTCGATTCAGGCGCGCAAAATCGCTGCTGCCCTGGCTGCCGGCTGCACCATCGTCTCGCGTCCCTCGGAGAAAGCGCCGCTGGCCGTCATTGAACTCTTCCGCTGCCTGCACGAGGCGGGTCTGCCGCCTGGAGTGGCCAATCTGGTCCACGGGCCGGCGGCAGAGATCACTGCGACCTTGCTGCAGCATCCTGCTGTGCGTGTCGTCAGCTTCACCGGTTCGACCGAGGTTGGGCGCCAGATTCTGCGTCAGGCGGCGGAGCGGGTGGTTCGTCCCCTGTTGGAGCTGGGAGGCAACGCCCCCTTTATCGTCTTCGCCGATGCCGACCTGGAGCGCGCGGTTGAGGGGGCCATGCTGGCGAAGTTCCGCAACAACGGGCAATCGTGCATCGCGGCCAATCGCTTTTTCGTGGAGGCATCGATCTTTGCTGAATTTGTCGAGCGCTTCGCGGCCCGCATCAACGCCATGCGTGTCGGCAATCCCGTTCAAGAGCCGATACCTGATCTCGGCCCTGTGATCGACGAGCAACGTCAGCACGCCCTCACCAGGCTGGTGGAGGAGGCTCAAGCGCAGGGGGCCCGCGTTGTCACCGAAGCGGTGACAGTTCCTGCCCAGGGAAGCTTCGTCGTGCCGACCCTCCTGGTCGATCTCCCTGTCGAAAGTGCGCTTGCCCAGGAGGAGATCTTCGGTCCTGTCGCGCTCGTTTTCCCGTTCGAGACGGAAGAGGAGGTCATTGAGCGAGCAAATGCTGGAGAGATGGGCTTAGCGGCCTATTTCTACACGCGCCAGCTTGAGCGATCCTGGCGTGTGGCGGAAGCCCTGGAAGCGGGGATCATTGGATTGAATGCGCCTTTGCCATCGGTGGCCTATGCCCCGATGGGCGGCCTCAAGCAGAGCGGCCTGGGGCGTGAAGGCTCGCATGAGGGCCTTGATGAGTTTCAAGAGATCAAATATCTCTGCTGTGAGTGGTGA
- a CDS encoding hydroxyacid dehydrogenase, with the protein MLIVVSEWLASPGPELLAASGHTICLDPVLWRDPERLRELVAEAEALIVRNQTRVTASLVEAAPRLRVVGRLGVGLDNIDLEALRSRGIELVTARQANAIAVAEYVMAAMLQVARNLAAADASVRAGKWEREQLGGTELWGRTLGLVGVGEIGRRVARRALAFGMGVIGYDPFIGPYDYAPAELGIRLLPLAEVLAQADVVSVHVPLSPETYHLLDASRLAQMRSQAVLINTSRGGIVDENALVEALAAGRLRYAVLDVTEEEPLPAESPLRSCPSVLLTPHIAGLTAEAQERTSRLVVTEVLQRLAGLSVG; encoded by the coding sequence GTGTTGATTGTTGTCAGCGAGTGGCTGGCCTCGCCTGGCCCTGAATTGCTGGCGGCCTCGGGCCACACGATTTGCCTTGATCCCGTGCTCTGGCGTGATCCTGAGCGTCTGCGGGAGCTCGTGGCCGAAGCTGAGGCGCTCATTGTGCGCAATCAGACGCGGGTCACGGCCTCCCTCGTAGAGGCGGCGCCGCGCCTGCGAGTGGTTGGGCGCCTGGGTGTGGGACTCGATAACATCGACCTGGAGGCACTGCGATCTCGCGGGATCGAGCTGGTGACGGCGCGCCAGGCCAACGCCATCGCTGTCGCCGAGTATGTCATGGCGGCCATGCTGCAGGTGGCGCGCAACCTGGCGGCAGCGGATGCCAGTGTGCGGGCCGGCAAGTGGGAGCGGGAGCAGCTCGGAGGAACAGAGCTGTGGGGGCGTACCCTGGGCCTGGTTGGTGTAGGGGAGATTGGAAGGCGTGTGGCCAGGCGCGCTCTGGCCTTTGGGATGGGCGTGATCGGCTATGATCCCTTTATCGGTCCCTACGACTATGCACCGGCGGAGCTAGGGATTCGTCTGCTCCCGCTCGCCGAGGTACTGGCGCAGGCCGATGTCGTGAGCGTGCATGTGCCTCTCTCGCCGGAGACCTATCATCTGCTTGATGCCTCTCGGCTGGCTCAGATGCGCTCCCAGGCTGTTCTGATCAATACGTCGCGTGGTGGCATTGTCGATGAAAACGCGCTGGTCGAGGCGCTCGCCGCGGGACGGCTACGTTATGCCGTGCTGGATGTCACTGAGGAGGAGCCGCTGCCGGCGGAGAGTCCTTTGCGCTCCTGTCCTTCTGTGCTGCTCACGCCACATATCGCTGGTCTAACGGCGGAGGCCCAGGAACGAACCTCGCGCCTGGTAGTGACGGAGGTCCTGCAGCGCTTAGCCGGCCTCTCAGTCGGATAA
- a CDS encoding Ldh family oxidoreductase, giving the protein MADTAGAAPALVKAAELERFATAVMEAVGLPGADARTVAWALVTANLEGIDTHGVSRLALYARRVRAGLAAARPRLRWSHPAPAVALLDADNALGPVAAVAAMDEAVRLARSQGSGMVAVAHTNHAAALSAYVERATEADCLALMVCNTPPAMPPWGGRRAFLGTNPLAFAAPGAVPGEPPVVIDMATTVVARGNIIMAARKGRAIPEGWAVDAEGCSTTDAQAALAGAVLPMAGPKGYALALMIEILSAIVPGSSWGPHVRSPYEDWTRPTDAGLWCLALSLPALMPLEIYQQRLGGLLGALQQEPAAPGEEIRIPGARRAATRAQRLAQGIPLDSATHAELAALSAELGVRPPVWSTP; this is encoded by the coding sequence ATGGCAGATACGGCTGGCGCGGCGCCAGCTCTGGTGAAGGCCGCGGAGCTGGAGCGGTTTGCCACGGCTGTCATGGAGGCCGTCGGTCTGCCAGGTGCTGACGCACGCACGGTAGCCTGGGCCCTGGTGACGGCCAACCTAGAAGGAATCGATACGCACGGAGTTTCTCGTCTGGCTCTCTATGCGCGGCGGGTCCGCGCCGGTCTGGCTGCCGCCCGTCCCCGGTTGCGCTGGAGTCATCCGGCGCCGGCGGTGGCCCTGCTCGATGCGGATAACGCACTCGGCCCGGTGGCTGCCGTGGCGGCGATGGACGAGGCTGTGCGTCTGGCCCGCAGCCAGGGGAGCGGCATGGTGGCGGTCGCCCATACCAATCACGCGGCGGCGCTCTCGGCCTATGTTGAGCGCGCGACCGAGGCTGACTGTCTGGCGCTGATGGTCTGTAATACGCCGCCGGCCATGCCGCCCTGGGGTGGGCGCCGGGCTTTTCTCGGCACCAATCCGCTGGCGTTTGCTGCGCCCGGGGCTGTGCCCGGAGAGCCGCCAGTGGTGATCGATATGGCGACAACCGTTGTGGCACGTGGTAATATTATCATGGCCGCTCGTAAGGGGCGTGCGATCCCCGAGGGGTGGGCCGTTGACGCTGAGGGGTGCTCTACGACGGATGCTCAGGCCGCGCTGGCCGGGGCTGTGCTGCCGATGGCTGGCCCCAAGGGCTATGCGCTGGCCCTGATGATCGAGATCCTCTCGGCGATCGTGCCGGGCTCAAGTTGGGGACCACATGTACGCTCGCCGTATGAGGACTGGACGAGACCGACCGACGCGGGCCTCTGGTGCCTGGCGCTCTCTCTGCCGGCGCTGATGCCCCTGGAGATCTATCAGCAGCGCCTGGGGGGCCTGCTGGGGGCGCTCCAGCAGGAGCCTGCTGCCCCCGGCGAGGAGATCCGCATCCCTGGGGCGCGGCGAGCGGCGACACGGGCCCAGCGCCTGGCTCAGGGCATTCCCCTTGATTCGGCGACACACGCCGAGCTGGCTGCACTGAGTGCGGAGCTTGGCGTCAGGCCACCTGTCTGGAGCACACCGTAG
- a CDS encoding FadR/GntR family transcriptional regulator → MGVFQPVQDDHRSLEGRIVSYIRDLVEQGVLTPGERLPPERELAAQLRVSRTALREALHTLAALGLVEARHGRGVFVVGGSLQATAQRLSLALEARETEEESVARVRQLFEIRRVLEGAAAEWAALRAQPEQIAEMQTVLAKDRALRTAEEVDRALISELDGQLHALIAASTANRLLVLLMASLLDELATARSRSLALPERIRRSLEQHTAIVEAIAARDPQAARAAMIAHLDDVEQAIVHSLKAQGSGNQQERQATQDQNQLTQTQDE, encoded by the coding sequence ATGGGTGTCTTTCAACCAGTACAAGATGATCATCGCAGCCTGGAGGGGCGCATCGTTTCCTATATTCGTGACCTGGTCGAGCAGGGTGTACTGACGCCTGGCGAGCGCCTGCCGCCGGAGCGTGAGCTGGCTGCCCAGTTGCGGGTGAGCCGCACGGCGCTGCGGGAGGCGCTGCATACGCTGGCGGCCCTCGGCCTGGTGGAGGCGCGGCATGGTCGCGGAGTCTTTGTGGTTGGGGGATCGCTGCAGGCCACGGCGCAGCGCCTATCGCTGGCTCTGGAGGCTCGCGAGACGGAAGAGGAAAGCGTGGCGCGCGTTCGTCAGCTCTTCGAGATTCGCCGGGTACTGGAGGGGGCGGCAGCCGAGTGGGCGGCCCTGCGTGCGCAACCGGAGCAGATTGCAGAAATGCAGACCGTCCTCGCCAAAGATCGCGCCCTCCGCACCGCTGAGGAGGTTGACCGGGCGCTCATCAGCGAGCTGGATGGGCAACTCCACGCCTTGATTGCTGCCAGTACGGCCAATCGCCTGCTGGTCTTGCTCATGGCTTCCCTGCTTGATGAGCTGGCGACGGCGCGCAGTCGCAGCCTGGCCTTGCCGGAGCGCATCAGGCGCTCGCTCGAACAGCATACGGCCATCGTGGAGGCGATCGCTGCTCGTGATCCGCAGGCAGCCCGCGCAGCTATGATTGCTCATCTCGACGATGTTGAGCAGGCTATCGTCCACAGTCTGAAGGCCCAGGGCAGCGGCAATCAGCAAGAGCGGCAGGCGACCCAAGATCAGAACCAGCTCACTCAGACGCAGGACGAGTGA
- a CDS encoding APC family permease: MVSTFSRKATGLVRQAKASDVFIYNVNFINIAIGVAFMFLFLPTDAYPGANMYLATLLCFVAVLPCSLIYAMFASAMPRSGGEYVYVSRSLSPVWGFVANWNYTIWSFLYIGVPAAFLGKYGISALCRSLSVYFHAPVLATIGNWFTTPTGVFLTGGLLILVYVVVFSIGTNTYMTLQRWLFIVASAGLVVICLIFLLRANSLVTAFNSYLAPFTGLSDTYHYLFRNAGSSPSPSLNWLSTIAGMTWPFSVLGFSIASAYIGGEIKGANRAQMLGMPGSLIYSTVWILLLVWAALHAAALPFWHALDSADLAALHLSFIPTFAEIATMLTHNLFLILLMGVGFALWTFAWLPIYILTTTRNLMAWALDGLAPARLAEVSERTHAPIWSIGLSGLLGLALLAVYAYDPSFATIAGFFGQVFTFLLTSIAAIVFPLRQREMFEASPVNWRLGRLPLLSVLGGISVAGLLLIEWAFLLDPNSGISFAQPTMLLINIAVFLSGFLYYAAMRWLRARQGIDLDLVFQEIPPE, encoded by the coding sequence ATGGTCAGCACTTTCTCCCGTAAAGCAACAGGGCTGGTGCGCCAGGCCAAAGCCTCAGATGTCTTCATCTACAATGTGAACTTCATCAACATTGCCATCGGGGTGGCCTTCATGTTCCTCTTCCTCCCGACAGATGCTTACCCCGGTGCCAACATGTATCTGGCTACGCTGCTCTGCTTCGTAGCAGTCCTGCCCTGTAGCCTGATCTATGCCATGTTCGCTAGCGCCATGCCACGCTCGGGCGGCGAATATGTCTACGTCAGTCGCTCGCTCTCGCCGGTCTGGGGCTTCGTCGCCAACTGGAATTACACGATTTGGAGTTTTCTCTATATTGGCGTGCCCGCGGCTTTCCTGGGTAAGTACGGCATCTCCGCCCTCTGCCGTAGTCTGAGTGTCTATTTCCACGCTCCAGTGCTGGCGACCATCGGCAACTGGTTCACGACTCCTACCGGAGTCTTCTTAACAGGGGGCCTGCTGATTCTCGTCTACGTGGTCGTCTTTTCGATCGGCACCAACACCTATATGACTCTGCAGCGCTGGCTATTTATTGTCGCCTCTGCCGGTCTGGTAGTGATCTGCCTGATCTTTCTCCTTCGTGCCAACAGCCTGGTCACTGCCTTCAATAGCTATCTGGCTCCCTTCACTGGCCTGAGTGACACCTACCATTACTTGTTCAGGAATGCCGGAAGCTCCCCTTCTCCTTCCTTGAACTGGCTGTCAACCATCGCTGGCATGACCTGGCCTTTCAGTGTACTCGGCTTCAGCATCGCCTCGGCCTATATCGGCGGCGAAATCAAAGGGGCGAACCGCGCCCAGATGCTCGGTATGCCAGGCTCACTCATCTACTCGACTGTCTGGATTCTGCTGCTGGTCTGGGCTGCTTTGCATGCTGCCGCTCTGCCTTTCTGGCACGCTTTGGACAGCGCCGATCTGGCAGCACTCCATCTGAGCTTTATTCCGACGTTCGCAGAAATTGCAACGATGCTCACCCATAATCTGTTCCTGATATTGCTGATGGGTGTCGGCTTTGCTCTCTGGACGTTTGCCTGGCTGCCGATCTATATCCTGACAACGACGCGCAATTTGATGGCCTGGGCCCTGGATGGTCTGGCCCCCGCACGTCTGGCCGAGGTCAGCGAGCGCACGCATGCCCCGATCTGGTCAATCGGGCTTTCGGGCCTGCTCGGCCTGGCGCTGCTGGCAGTCTATGCCTACGATCCTTCGTTCGCGACCATCGCCGGCTTCTTCGGTCAGGTGTTTACTTTCCTTTTGACCTCGATCGCTGCCATTGTCTTCCCGCTCCGGCAGCGGGAAATGTTCGAGGCCTCACCGGTGAACTGGCGTCTGGGGCGCCTGCCCTTGCTCTCTGTGCTAGGAGGGATCAGCGTGGCGGGCCTCTTACTCATCGAGTGGGCTTTCCTTCTGGACCCCAATTCGGGTATCAGTTTCGCACAGCCAACCATGCTTCTGATCAATATCGCAGTCTTCCTGTCCGGCTTCCTTTACTATGCCGCAATGCGCTGGCTGCGCGCGCGCCAGGGTATCGATCTCGATCTTGTTTTCCAGGAAATTCCACCAGAGTAA